The Nitrospira sp. genome includes the window CGTGGCCATCGCGAATGCCAAATTAGCCTATCAACGGTACTGGAAGCTGTTCTCCGGTCCGCGCTGGGAGGCGCTGGCCAAGCGAGGAGCCATGACCCAACGGGTGCTCTGGGCCAGTACCGGCACGAAAAATCCAGCCTATCGCGACGTGATGTATGTGGAGGAACTGATCGGTCCTGACACGGTCAACACGGTTCCCCCGGCGACGTTCGAGGCCTTCCGCGATCACGGACGCCCACAGAGCCGACTCACTGAAGAGGTTGAGCAGGCAACGGACACCCTGCACAGGCTCGAACAAGCAGGGCTCTCGATCCAGGAGATCACCAACCAGCTGTTGCAGGATGGATTACAGCTGTTCAACGATGCCTTCGACACACTCCTTGCCGCCGTTGAGCAGCAGGGCAAGGCGGACGCTTCCTCCGGCGTCAATCACTACTCCTACGCCTTGCCGACGCCGCTGGCGGCTGCCGTGCAATCTTCCCTGAAGGACTGGCGCGAGGGCAATAAGGTACGCCGGCTGTGGGCTCGCGATTCGTCTCTCTGGACCGGGAAGGACGAAGGCCGATGGCTCGGCTGGCTGGGGATCACGGAAGACCAACTGGCGCAGCTCCACATGTTCACCAGCCTTGCTGAAGAGGCCACACAGGGAGGATTCACGCATGCCCTGGTCTTGGGGATGGGCGGATCAAGCCTCTGCCCCGATGTGATGAAGCTGACGTTCGGGACGCGCGAGGGCTATCCGGAGCTGCTCGTGCTGGATTCGACGGACCCGGCTCAGATCAAAGCCATCGAGGAGAAAATCAATCTCACGACGACGCTGTTTATCGTCTCGAGCAAATCCGGAGGCACCCTCGAGCCGAACATCTTCACGCAATATTTCTTCGACTTGGTTCAGCGCCAGGTTGGAGTGAAAGAGGCAGCCCGCCGGTTTATCGCGATTACCGATCCCGGATCGGCGCTGCAACAGGTGGCCGAGGCGGAGGGTTTTCGGCATCTCTTGTTCGGACTTCCGAGTATCGGAGGCCGCTATTCCGCGCTGTCGAACTTCGGTGTGGCGCCTGCCGCCATTATGGGCGTCGACGTGCCCAGATTTCTCAACCGGGCCGAGATCATGGTGCAGGCCTGCGCCTCCTCTGTACCGGTCGAGGAGAATCCCGGTCTGGTGCTCGGCACGATTCTGGGTGTGCTCGCCAGACAAGGCCGCGACAAAGTGACGATCATTGCGTCACCCGGCTTGGCATCGTTGGGTGCCTGGCTTGAGCAGCTGCTGGCCGAATCGACCGGCAAAGAGGACAAAGGGATTATCCCGGTCGATCGTGAAGCGATCGGAGCATCGGATGTCTATGGAGCAGACCGTCTATTCGTGCATATCCGGCTGCAGTCCGGGCCCGACAAGAGTCAGGACGAGGCGATCGAAAAACTTGAGCGAGCGGGACAACCGGTGGTCCGCATCTCGGTGGCCGACATGTACGATCTTGGTCAAGAGTTCTTTCGCTGGGAATTCGCCACGGCGGTGGCGGGAGCCATCCTGGGCCTCAATCCGTTCAACCAGCCGGACGTGGAAGCCAGCAAAATCGCGACCAAGCAGTTGACGTCCGAGTATGAACGAACCGGGACGCTCCCGCCGGAATCTCCGATCATGGAAGAGCAAGGAGTCACATTGTATGCCGATCCGACGTATGTCGAGATACTTAAGGCTGTGGCGGGCCAGTCCCCGTCGTTGACGAATTATCTGAGGGCCCATCTGAATCAACTGACGACCGGCAATTATTTCGCGCTGCTGGCCTATCTTGACATGAACGGCGCGCATGACGCGTGGCTCCAAGCCATCCGTCATCGCGTGCGAGACATCAAACGCGTCGCGACCTGTCTGGGCTTCGGACCCCGGTTCCTCCATTCCACAGGCCAGGCCTACAAAGGGGGGCCCGACAGCGGTGTCTTTCTTCAAATTACCTGCGAGGATGCCGCAGACCTGGCGATACCGGGACAGCGCTATACGTTCGGGATCGTCAAGGCCGCGCAGGCGCGCGGTGATTTTCATGTCTTGGCGGAGCGAGGCAGGCGGCTGTTGCGGGTGCACTTGGGCGCAGACGTGTCGGCGGGGCTGGCCATTCTCAAACGAGCGATGGAACAGGCGTTGGCCTGAGGGTGCGACCTGGGGAAACGTTGACCATGTCATGTAGGGATGTGAGCGATTCAGTCTGGAGGAAACGATGACCGAGTCACAGGCAGATGCCATCGTGCTGTTCGGCGCCACCGGCGATTTGGCGTTCAAGAAAATCTTTCCCGCCTTACAGGCGATGATCAAGCGGGGCCACTTGACCGTCCCGGTCATCGGCGTGGCCAAGGCCAATCGCGATCTTACACAACTGCGGGATCGCGTCCGTGAAAGTCTTTCCCGGCACGGCGGGGGAGTCGATGAGGCGGCGTTTGCCAAACTGGTTGAGCTGTTGCGGTATGTCGACGGCGACTACCGCGAAGACGAGACCTTTGTCCGCCTCCGCCAGGAACTCGGCGGAGCGCTGCGTCCCCTCTATTATCTGGCGATTCCGCCCAGCATGTTTCCCACGGTGATCGAGGGATTGGGCAAAT containing:
- a CDS encoding bifunctional transaldolase/phosoglucose isomerase; amino-acid sequence: MDPSHASAMNPVRALQTFGQSVWLDYIRRSLLASGELQRLIDDDGLRGVTSNPAIFEKAMTGSTDYKTALQALGRRRNLDAKGRYEQLAIEDIQAAADLMQPVYAKTKRRDGYVSLEVSPHLARDTRGTLEEARRLWDAVGRDNLMIKVPATPEGIPAIVQLISKGINVNVTLLFAQETYAQVAEAYLTGLEQLAARGGDVGGVASVASFFVSRIDTAVDAALAARLKTSTDETEQALLKGLQGTVAIANAKLAYQRYWKLFSGPRWEALAKRGAMTQRVLWASTGTKNPAYRDVMYVEELIGPDTVNTVPPATFEAFRDHGRPQSRLTEEVEQATDTLHRLEQAGLSIQEITNQLLQDGLQLFNDAFDTLLAAVEQQGKADASSGVNHYSYALPTPLAAAVQSSLKDWREGNKVRRLWARDSSLWTGKDEGRWLGWLGITEDQLAQLHMFTSLAEEATQGGFTHALVLGMGGSSLCPDVMKLTFGTREGYPELLVLDSTDPAQIKAIEEKINLTTTLFIVSSKSGGTLEPNIFTQYFFDLVQRQVGVKEAARRFIAITDPGSALQQVAEAEGFRHLLFGLPSIGGRYSALSNFGVAPAAIMGVDVPRFLNRAEIMVQACASSVPVEENPGLVLGTILGVLARQGRDKVTIIASPGLASLGAWLEQLLAESTGKEDKGIIPVDREAIGASDVYGADRLFVHIRLQSGPDKSQDEAIEKLERAGQPVVRISVADMYDLGQEFFRWEFATAVAGAILGLNPFNQPDVEASKIATKQLTSEYERTGTLPPESPIMEEQGVTLYADPTYVEILKAVAGQSPSLTNYLRAHLNQLTTGNYFALLAYLDMNGAHDAWLQAIRHRVRDIKRVATCLGFGPRFLHSTGQAYKGGPDSGVFLQITCEDAADLAIPGQRYTFGIVKAAQARGDFHVLAERGRRLLRVHLGADVSAGLAILKRAMEQALA